The stretch of DNA atgttagccgcgccggggaccgtttattttagtttatttttacatttcgttaaaagtaaaaaggatagcatgataaaaacaataagtaaaagggataactagatgttttaattacgcaaaacgtattactacgtaattatgatgtattataacgcaTTACtatgtaaaacaactaaaggcaaacgtcccaattaggacgttttctagtcttcactttttgtgcgttaataacatatctgtttactacaacatcattgcctATATCctaattataaaagaatatctacaaaaataaatcatttgagTTTCAgacttcaattaatatttataatagtaatttgaTGTGATGAAATgatgttgttattaaatatagctATTATAACTTGTTTGTTTAATCATATGttacaaaaatagaataattaaatacgtttatgtacgtaagaaaatatattttcctttgatTTTATGacgttttacttatttatttatttttgttttattcaaaatcaaaatcaaaataaactttattcaagtaggcttttataagcacttttgaatcgtcattttacaattaagtgaagctaccaccggttcggaaagtagattctaccgagaagaaccggcaagaaactcagtagttactcttttttaacatttaaaaaatacaacgtcatgttaattaaatacaattatttcaattaatgtatcctgcttggaagtcaacaggtattaactccacgcttttttatcatctacaaaatcttgtatcgaataatatgctttttttaccaatgtattttttacaaacgatttgaatttactaaacggcaaagttaaaaatttctgcggaattttatgaaaagaaatgtttcaaaaacttctataaaaataaaggggTTAAATTTTCGCGCTGTAcgttatctattttatattgtttaagcGGGATCACATCTTTTTTCATCCGATTTGGGCATGAGCTGTTCAGTAGCATGGACTGAAAGTACGGTCAGTCAGGACACTAACTTGAAAAAGATTCCATAAAAGTATCAATGGTGGAAGTTTTCAAGTTCATTTAAGATAGTGTCGTTTGTTATTCGTGTGAGGTCAAAAGTTCAACATAGGCTTGAGAtacaaagataatttaataagaaatctgTTTTTTGTCGTCATTCCTTGGACAtcgaatataattcaataattatatattatactttttttttaattgcaatagCTGTATGACGTTAATAAACTACCACGGAATAAAACAATTCTTACAAACGTAGATTATACCTGTTGTTGAAATGAGTTTATAACAGGTAAGTGATtttaatacttcatttattttttaacagacGAAGACCGCAGATATTCTAGTCGTGGCGATCGGTAAGCCCGAACTTGTTCGTGGTTCCTGGATAAAGCCGGGAGCAGTTGTGATCGATTGCGGAATTAATCCGATCCCCGgtaagtttaaaacaaaatcatataAGGAAGATACACCCTCTTTTTTATTGTTCGGAATATTCATCTTCGgaatatacacaaaaatatattatttttgaaagtaaTGGTTATAATAATTGCACTTTTAGACTTAGCAGTTAATTTTGAATGAGGTTTATGCCTCTGTAATTGattatgtatatgataaaaGGGTGTGAATAATTCGTTGGTTTCCATGCGAGGTAATTTagttatagtattaaataatctatgaaaCTTGATTTTCTGGAGCAGTAattactgattttcttgtcggttctttttTGAAAAACCTGTATTACGTAAcagtagttttaaattttatttaaccatGTAAACCATGTGACGATTAAAAAGCGCAAAAACTTtggaatatatttatcttttgagTTTACTTAAAACAAAACCGTTGAATGGAATCTAATAAAGATTGAGTCATGCACTCATTGTGCTTTACGACGCATACTTTCTTGTCGTTATTGTCCATCTTAAGATATGCGAGGCGAGAGATACTTACCGACATACGTACAATTATACATATCGGTTTTAGTCTATTCAAATCGAAGAATGAATGAAGATAAATAAATCTTGGATTTACGTAATCCACGCtgattatacttggtggtagggctttgtgcaagcctgtctgggtaggtaccacccactcatcagttattctaccgccagataacagtactcagtattgttgtgttccggtttgaagggtgagtgagccagtgaaactacaggcacaagggacataacatcttagttgcaaaggttggtggcacattgacgatgtaagaaatagttaaaatttcttacagcgtcattgtctatggtgaatggtgaccactaaccatcaggtagcccatatgctcgtccgccaagctatgccataaaataaaaaaaaataaaaaatacgcgATGTTCTTATAGCTATGCTATGATATAAGACTGTTCGACCTAAGCACCTACCCACTTTTTTTTAGTACTAATAACAGTCGTTCTGTCAACTTTGACAGCGCCATTTTGTCCTAAAACCATACagattatcataaattatttaatgtgcaTGCATCGACGCATAGTATCGTTATAATTCGAggtcaaatgttttttattcgGCTTTTGTTCTTTTGtaattggaatagactatacatatatgtgtataaacattaaacatCTGTTAAAGAAATTCAGTAAGCATTGCAATGAGTTTGAGAAGCTACGTTACATACTCTCGTAACATAAATACCACAGTATTTTACaacaagattaattaaatagcaTTGATGATTTTAATGGAGGACTGCATTTAACAATACATAATGTTAATATGTGTTACTACTATAATGGTTCTGCGTAAAACACTAATTGTTTCCTAAACATTTGAGTCAATGGcagttattatttcataacaaaGGGTCATACGCTGAATGTTGTCGATTGACATATGTTCGCGTTCTCCACGCCAGTAACTGTAAAGTGACGGTCGATTTTAAGAAAGAAAATCCTGAAAAATTACCCGCAAATGTATCCCGTTGACGCTGTTGTTCTATTATGGGTGGGTgggttcaataaatatatatcaaaccaGAAATATGCAAGTAATtccaatttatattacaaatgactttaaacattacaaaaaaaatatttgtacataattgTCTGTTACGAGCGATAACAAATGAACTCAATGTGATacgagaataataaaataattatcgaaatttaataaattaaattaaagatatttgCAAATTTATCGAGCATGAAATATCTTGTGCGTAGTTCATGGATTCACGCAGGTATCATTGGgtgtgaaaatatttaaaatggacCTTGTGTTCCACGGGGAAGTGAAAACCAAAAACTGACTGTCGAAAAAATTTGAGCCTCATCTCCAACTTAAACCCGCAGTGAAGAAGCGAGTCACTATAAGTAAACACTTCTCTGTAGCTGGGGACCATTCCCTAGCAGTGGGTTTACGACCTCacgtttatgtattatatattgaatcaaatcaatttaagtgcattttttattgtttcttggGTAAcattcaatgatattctaataaacaaatatgttatatccatactaaacaacagaataaagtgtgccgcgccggggaccgtttattttagtttatttttacatttcgttaaacgtaaaaaggatagcttgataaaaacaataagtaaaagggataactagatgttttaattacgcaagaCGTATTAcaacgtaattatgatgtattataacatataactacgtaaaacaactaaaacgttccaattaggacgttttctagtcttcactttttgcgcgttaataacatatctgtaaataaaaatttaagtgctttaattaattttgcgtacaaaatgaaattaagccaattgatatttaaaatttatgttcgTTTTATCAATTTACTTTTACAATCGAATACATAcgggttaatttaaaaaaagaaattgataTCGGTCCAAGCATTTTTAATTGTGTGCATAAATTAACTGATTGTGAATTTCTAGTTTAATTctcttgtatatatataagtattaaatagGAGTGTTTCATTCAGCCAAATTAATTAGTGCAACTTCTGAGAAGTGACGATTGTGTTAATgaatattcaaatgtttttaaacgaTAAAAGATATCCAAATTTAGTGGGTAATTTTGATCGTAGATTCGACAAAGAGTAGTGGACAGCGGTTAGTGGGCGACGTAGCGTACTCCGAGGCGACCCAGGTGGCCGCGCACGTCACGCCGGTGCCGGGCGGCGTGGGCCCGATGACGGTGGCGATGCTCATGCGCAACACCGTGCTGGCCGCGCGCAGGCAGCTCGAGCGATTCACGGCGCCAGTCTGGCCGCTGCAGACCCTGCGCCTCAACACACTCACTCCAGTACCTAGGTAAGCCATTTTATAGTAACTATACCGgattcaagtatttttttttatggtgtaggttggcagacgagcctatgggccatctgatggtaagtggtcaccatcgcccatagacaatgatgctgtaagaaatattaactagtaAGCCATTTTATAGTAACTATACCggtttcaagatttttttttatggtataggttggcagacgagcatatgggccacctgatggtaagtggtcaccatcgcctatagacaatgacgctgtaagaaatattaactattccctacatcgttaatgtgccaccaaccttgggaactaagatgttatgtccctcgtgtctgtagttacactggctcactcacccttcagaccggaaacaacaatactgagtactgttatttggcggaagaataactaatgaatgggaggtacctacccagacgggcttgcacaaggccctaccaccaagtaaatggtATATCAAGGAATCCTATATCAGATTTCAAGTAGCGTGGCCGGATTCAAGGATTCTGTTATAATTAagcaaaatgaatattattgtacCGATCGATTTTTATTTCTGATAACGTGTTATATTTCcattcaaatgtatattttgctttttttgtaGCGATATCGTGATAGCCCGTTCCCAAAAGCCCAAGCACATCTCACAGTTGGCGGAGGAGATCGGCTTATATCCGAACGAGGTCTCTCAGTATGGCAACACTAAGGCGAAGATCTCGCTTTCCGTGCTCGATCGTCTGCGTGATCAGAAAGGTGGAAAATATATTGTCGTTGCAGGGTGAGTTATATTACTAATGGAGTGGACTACGAAAAACATtgagattatattttaagaatatacgTTGTTGTTAATatctacatttaattatttattttttatcataaaaacacTAGTGTATTAgactcaattaattaaattaattttcatttttttttatcactatgactacatagtataaaacaaaatcgcttaccgctgtctgtcccaatgtatgcttaaagtaaagtaaagtaacagcctgttcatttcccactgctgagataaggcctcctcttccattaaggagagggtttggaacatattccaccacgctgttccaatgcgggttggtggaatgcacatgtggcagaatttcgatgaaattagacacatgcaggtttcctcacgatttttttcttcaccgccgagcacgagatgaattataaacacaaattaagcacatataaatatatagtggtgcttgcctgggtttgaacccgcaatcatcggttaagatgcacgcgttctgaccactgggccatctcagctcttatgtatgcttagatctttcaaattaaaacaaccatcttaataaaattttcataagtGTTAAGGTGTAGTTAAATTATGCATGTGTGCGTTTTTGTAGCATAACCCCCACTCCATTGGGCGAGGGTAAGAGCACGACACTATTGGGGCTCGTGCAGGCGCTGGGCGCGCATCGCGGACGAAACGCCTTCGCCTGCATGCGGCAACCCAGCCAGGGGCCCACCTTCGGAGTCAAGGGCGGAGCTGCCGGCGGAGGGTACTCGCAGGTACTGGTCGATATAATTATAACtcaaattttagtaatttttcgTGTCATGTCATTGAATCTTAAAGTAAATTACAGTCACATCTTTAAAGGAAACCCTATAAATAGGctgtttgactggtttttaaaatccattttattttatttagtagaagttaaggaacccagtgaaagtggatttttttatttctactacatatttgccgaaaaatatcatattaaaaattctatatttaaatgccccgcaaaaacgctacttggacaatatggcgctgtaatgcggtcggtgacgtcactttcttgtattttaatctgtggtacatatagtagaaaagcaaggttaacaagaaagttaTTTCACAATAagccggccaatcaggagcgttttgtgtcacgtgacaaacgtttgaaaaaatgcatttttatttatggatttttgaataaattaagtattattttcaactttcgttagtaaataaccatttttaaactaataatatacactgattacaataattcacaatttatttttcgcattgtcaaatagcctatttaataatttaatttttagtcagccagttagtttttttttataattacataatattatttttgataatgttatccTATTGAAATTTATCATAGGTTATCCCAATGGAGGACTTCAACCTTCATCTCACGGGTGATATCCACGCCGTCACTGCCGCTAACAATTTACTAGCAGCTCAAATGGATGCCAGGATTTTCCACGAACTGACCCAAAAGGACGGTCCGCTGTATGACCGGCTGGTACCGAAGATCAAGGGTGTCAGAAAGTTCTCCGCTATTCAGCTTAGAAGACTTAAGAGATTGGGCATCAATAAGACCGACCCTGATGCGTTAACACCAGAAGAAAGAACGAAATTCGCTAGATTAAATATAGATACCACGAAGATTATGTGGAACAGaggtaagaaaattatttattatctatttctttctagaatctttaatttaatttcatcagTTAGTATGTGTACATGATATCTTGCAATTGCAAGTTGAAACTTGCTATAATCTTTCTGGTACTGGGTAAAATAATTAAGAGATTTAATAAAgacttgttttatataatatttatggtaaattcttatacttaaatatgaaatattaacgtTCATAAAGATATCGTGGAATGATAGCAAACATGTTAGTAGCATTTAAGTTTAAGAATCGCTCCTCTGGGCAATAAAAGGGACTAGCCCTCAAGTATTAGTCACCAGTATtttaataagtacaataattgtattttctttCCTTAATAGTTGTGGACCTGAACGACAGATACCTGCGAAAAATAACTATCGGTCAATCACCGACGGAGAAGGGTTTCACTCGAGAGACAAGTTTCGATATCTCCGTCGCTTCGGAGATTATGGCCGTCTTGGCTTTGGGTAAAGACGTCGATGACATTAAGGAACGGCTCGCCAACATGGTTGTCGCTTTGGATAAGAGCGGAAACCCTGTGAATGCTGACGACTTGGTGAGGAACAATTACTTTAATACTAAATTGAATTAGTAAGGCTTTGTATAGACCCGTCTAGGTAATTACCACctcctcatcagatattctacaacaatatataacatCTTCGTTCCAAAGGAACCAAGGTTGGTAAAGAATTTTTAAAGTTACTTACGGCGCTACTGTCTATggaatggtgaccacttacaaccATGGTGGCTTTTCGCCTAcctaaaataatctaaattttatCGGTATTTGTTGTATAgaattaacttggtggtaggactttgtgcaagcccgtctgggtagaccacccactcatcagttattctaccgccaaataacagtgctcagtattgttgtgttccggtttgaagagtgagtgagccagtgtaactacaggcacaagggacataacatccctTGGGAACtaacccaaggttggtggcacattgacgatgtaaggaataattaatatttcttacagcctcattgtctatgggcgatggtgaccacctaccatcaggtggcccatatgctcgtccgccaacctataccataaaaaaatatcaaatttgttATGTATTAGTAAAACCGTCAGATGTCTCGTAtttcatactaataaatatattgggtAAGTAGCTTTTTTCAGTTAAGCCATACACCAAAAACATAAGAAATagtttttagtaataattcATTATAGTAACGTAATATACTAATTACAGGGTGTCACTGGAGCTTTGATGGTGCTTTTGAAGGATGCTTTCGAACCGACATTGATGCAAACTTTGGAGGGCACGCCGGTGCTGGTACACACGGGGCCCTTCGCTAACATTGCACACGGCTGCTCGTCCATCTTGGCAGACAAAATCGCGATGAAGCTTGCGCGCGAGGACGGATACGTCGCTACCGAAGCCGGTTTTGGATCTGACATTGGTACGCTGttccatttttatttccattataGTACCGGCTTCTTTTGCGTATATAGGATATATTGTGCTATGATTATatctgattttattatttaaatagtcatCATCACTCAAATTGTATCTTAAGGAAAACTTTGAAGCGACATAATCGTTTTCACTTAATCCTATCCCTACTTAGCCATATGATTCCTGTAATTACATGTTTAAGTAAACAGTAATGACTGGTTTGATACATGTACTCGCAGGTATGGAGAAGTTCTTCGACATAAAGTGTCGTGCGAGCGGCGACACCCCGCACTGCGCCGTCATCGTCAGCACCGTGCGCGCGCTCAAGATGCACGGCGGCGGCCCCACCGTCAGCCCCGGGCAGCCGCTGCACGAAGTCTACCTGCAGGCACGTAAAACACTCCTCACTTTCCAGACTCGCCTCTTCTAAGATTACTACTAATGCTCTTAAGCTATCTTGTTTAGCTGATACCATGAGGACTCAAATTAGAGTAGCGTTGAGTTAAAAAGCTAACAAAGATAGTCCGATAGTTGTTATTCTATAGCGTAAACGCTGCTCGCTAGTCAGCTAGAAGAAATTCCACAGGGgccgaaacttttttttttttttgttaaataaatatgagacaacatcacatacattactctgatcccaatgtaagtagctgaagcacttgtcttatggaaatcagaagtaacgacggtaccacacacacccagacccaagacaacatagaaaactaatggtaatctacatcgactcggccgggaatcgaacccgggacctcagagtggcgtacccatgaaaaccggtgtacataccactcgaccattgAGGTCGTCAATGATGTCGTCAATGAAACTGATGTATCATTGTTATTTTCTTACAGGAGAACTTGGAACTGCTCAACAAAGGTCTCTGTAACCTCGGGAAGCACATCAGCAACGGCAACAAGTTCGGCGTGCCGGTGGTGGTGGCCATCAACCGGCACGCCAGCGACTCGGAGGCGGAGCTGCGCGCCGTGCAGCAGTACGCGGAGCGGCAGGGCGCGTTCGCGGCCGTGGCGTGCGCGCACTgggcgcgcggcggcgcgggcgcgctgCAGCTGGCCGACGCCGTCGTGGCCGCGTGCGCGCGCCCGCCCGCCTTCCGCTACCTCTACCCGCTCGAGCTGCCGCTGCGCGACAAGATCCAGACCATCGCCACCGAGATGTACGGCGCCGGCGCCGTCGAGTACACGGACGACGTGCTCGAGAAGATGAAAACCTTCACCGAGAGAGTGAGTCGAGCCGATTGCTCTAGTGATATGTTTTTGCCCTTTTACGGCACGGTCGCATTAATTTGGGCTTTTAAATTACAAGGAAAACTTTATCGACCTTACTATTATAGTATATGAAGCATCAGAATGTGTtactatcatttattttttaaatgtatatgatgatgttttatgtaataaaagcttacttttagtataataaataatgcgtAAAATATCCCTTAAAATGTGCCGCTCTTCGGCATTAGTAAATCATTTAAGTAACTGGTTACAAAAAAAcgtactgtataaaaatatgtatagtatagacagtaaaatattaatgtggatattatttttaccaGGGCTATGACAAGCTAGCAATCTGTATGGCCAAGACTTCCAACTCACTCACCGGCGACCCAGCTATCAAAGGGGCTCCGACTGGGTTCCCACTCCGCGTAAACGATATCTTTGTCTCCGTGGGCGCTGGTTTCATAGTTCCCATGGTGGGCGAAATTTCCAAAATGCCTGGTCTCCCCACCCGACCTAGCATCTACGATATAGATTTGGATACTAAGACTGGCGAAATCCAAGGACTGTTCTAAAAATGCTTCCCATGTATTAAGTGAGCCATTGTTTGCCAAATTTACCAAACTAAGCCCCTAAACTTGGTAAAGGTatcattgaaaataaagttatcgtggttaaagaatatattataaaatttattatatttaatgccgaataaataaatgttaatttttaataaatattttgttgttttatatttgttcgttttattattaaacttttctccttatatctatctatagtaggacacaacttagatgtagcatcggcaaattcaataaaaccgatcactgccgatttatacaaccaatagaaatagctccttatagcgccatttgacgctattcgtcgctatagattctcgcgccaGTTCAACccagaaagcaagtgcatgtaaaccgaTGTGTCAAATGACGAATACGCGTATATTGGGTTATATggtattataagttattacgtttgtgtaaagatcatatacgcatcagaaataaatattgataatttgggatagcgtactaaGTAAGtttcggatttgatcggtttttCTAAGtggtgtcgtactatacatataaattagtttaaacAAACCAAAAATACTCTGAATTTATCTTAACATAAgtaaatcaccaaatcatacatattgaagtaaattacttactcagttgagtttgaaaaattcaaataaaacacaaatgacACTAAACAAATTACTAGTCGCACCAATATCGACCTTACAGTCCACgc from Vanessa cardui chromosome 20, ilVanCard2.1, whole genome shotgun sequence encodes:
- the LOC124538274 gene encoding C-1-tetrahydrofolate synthase, cytoplasmic isoform X2, with protein sequence MPAKVISGTEVARAIQNDLREQVSEMRRKSPGFQPRLAIVQVGGREDSNVYIRMKLKAAENIGILAEHIKLPRDLNQTELLTKINSLNDSPFVHGIIVQMPLDCTENIDAHLVTDAVSPQKDVDGLNTQNEGRVALGDMSGFVPCTPAGCVELIKQTGVTIAGKTAVVLGRSKIVGTPVAELLKWENATVTVCHSKTKNLSEITKTADILVVAIGKPELVRGSWIKPGAVVIDCGINPIPDSTKSSGQRLVGDVAYSEATQVAAHVTPVPGGVGPMTVAMLMRNTVLAARRQLERFTAPVWPLQTLRLNTLTPVPSDIVIARSQKPKHISQLAEEIGLYPNEVSQYGNTKAKISLSVLDRLRDQKGGKYIVVAGITPTPLGEGKSTTLLGLVQALGAHRGRNAFACMRQPSQGPTFGVKGGAAGGGYSQVIPMEDFNLHLTGDIHAVTAANNLLAAQMDARIFHELTQKDGPLYDRLVPKIKGVRKFSAIQLRRLKRLGINKTDPDALTPEERTKFARLNIDTTKIMWNRVVDLNDRYLRKITIGQSPTEKGFTRETSFDISVASEIMAVLALGKDVDDIKERLANMVVALDKSGNPVNADDLGVTGALMVLLKDAFEPTLMQTLEGTPVLVHTGPFANIAHGCSSILADKIAMKLAREDGYVATEAGFGSDIGMEKFFDIKCRASGDTPHCAVIVSTVRALKMHGGGPTVSPGQPLHEVYLQENLELLNKGLCNLGKHISNGNKFGVPVVVAINRHASDSEAELRAVQQYAERQGAFAAVACAHWARGGAGALQLADAVVAACARPPAFRYLYPLELPLRDKIQTIATEMYGAGAVEYTDDVLEKMKTFTERGYDKLAICMAKTSNSLTGDPAIKGAPTGFPLRVNDIFVSVGAGFIVPMVGEISKMPGLPTRPSIYDIDLDTKTGEIQGLF
- the LOC124538274 gene encoding C-1-tetrahydrofolate synthase, cytoplasmic isoform X1; translated protein: MNMWKNQDDIDNILTAIQNDLREQVSEMRRKSPGFQPRLAIVQVGGREDSNVYIRMKLKAAENIGILAEHIKLPRDLNQTELLTKINSLNDSPFVHGIIVQMPLDCTENIDAHLVTDAVSPQKDVDGLNTQNEGRVALGDMSGFVPCTPAGCVELIKQTGVTIAGKTAVVLGRSKIVGTPVAELLKWENATVTVCHSKTKNLSEITKTADILVVAIGKPELVRGSWIKPGAVVIDCGINPIPDSTKSSGQRLVGDVAYSEATQVAAHVTPVPGGVGPMTVAMLMRNTVLAARRQLERFTAPVWPLQTLRLNTLTPVPSDIVIARSQKPKHISQLAEEIGLYPNEVSQYGNTKAKISLSVLDRLRDQKGGKYIVVAGITPTPLGEGKSTTLLGLVQALGAHRGRNAFACMRQPSQGPTFGVKGGAAGGGYSQVIPMEDFNLHLTGDIHAVTAANNLLAAQMDARIFHELTQKDGPLYDRLVPKIKGVRKFSAIQLRRLKRLGINKTDPDALTPEERTKFARLNIDTTKIMWNRVVDLNDRYLRKITIGQSPTEKGFTRETSFDISVASEIMAVLALGKDVDDIKERLANMVVALDKSGNPVNADDLGVTGALMVLLKDAFEPTLMQTLEGTPVLVHTGPFANIAHGCSSILADKIAMKLAREDGYVATEAGFGSDIGMEKFFDIKCRASGDTPHCAVIVSTVRALKMHGGGPTVSPGQPLHEVYLQENLELLNKGLCNLGKHISNGNKFGVPVVVAINRHASDSEAELRAVQQYAERQGAFAAVACAHWARGGAGALQLADAVVAACARPPAFRYLYPLELPLRDKIQTIATEMYGAGAVEYTDDVLEKMKTFTERGYDKLAICMAKTSNSLTGDPAIKGAPTGFPLRVNDIFVSVGAGFIVPMVGEISKMPGLPTRPSIYDIDLDTKTGEIQGLF